A DNA window from Streptomyces asoensis contains the following coding sequences:
- a CDS encoding nitrate- and nitrite sensing domain-containing protein, with amino-acid sequence MRRSKQSPEPAARGNFTPPPRGAAPAPVAGPEPTAAPAKSGGRLSPRNWRVPTRLNAILLIPVVVGLVMGGFQVKNSIDTWQEARDAEKVAKIVAAAGTYAEALLDERDLTAAPLLQNKKDDDGVKKARAATDAAATAFHDEVVGMPDKEGLKRRLNLVEEAEPTLAKIRAAAYTKSLDPVKTEEGYVAVEHLLMEFSNELGLGTGNITAYGRTVYAVALAKGAESLQRAIGTHLLVRPSPDKTVYRQQLTAFTSYAYLEGVAQQEYVSGGTVDDAARLTQVMKEKTEEGAKKAADAKSQAEAAGQDYVTPPAMDKMIQAIGSGLFTPSELAQQGITADSWMAAATLKFEGYSQVESELIDRAVSDAGQIASDAQRDAIINGAIVIIALLAAFIVASLMARQMSQAMRQLRNAAFGIAEQRLPMLVDQLSRTDPGRVDTRVQPIPINTKDEIGEVARAFDQVHREAVRLAAEQALLRGNINAIFTNLSRRNQSLIEGQLTLITDLENNEADPDQLENLFRLDHLATRMRRNGENLLVLAGEEPGRRWDQPVPLVDVLRAASSEVEQYERIELSGVPEAEIHGRAVTDLVHLLAELLENATTFSSPQTKVRVTATRLPDGRVMIEIHDKGIGLTAEDFADINHKLANPPTVDAAISQRMGLFVVGRLSDRHGIRVQLRPSGEQAGTTSLVMLPDAITHGGGGEQQPRDEFTVSQIIPEQNYGAGEDFSNGLPMRTAAELGFDDSQYEVPDDIRDLDPVGRSLMREERRAALESQSGEGEQPTAQQSAESPAFGEGFDDRHQQQAYDAGHNGYDPAGQGSVGAYDNGATGYQEQAAAFDQQTPYGEQQRPAYDDQYFGSNNGHPQGESFTANGGLPQNDGFPSNGGYPDPAFAEPVQESPDGARAAASEGYQAYPEQQSYQDDWPQQNGHTNGYGNGYPDQYAPEAESAKAADAAEQNGVGFDRPGPASSASHALTDAGLPRRGSAASGANGARPAKEPAASPAESNGGGDIWRSANDERWQQASALKKPKAGGVTSSGLPRRVPKANLIEGAAESTPQGGPQVSRAPEDVRGRLSNLRRGVQRGRSAGSSETNGQGFGPDSTYNQER; translated from the coding sequence GTGAGGCGAAGCAAGCAAAGTCCCGAGCCGGCGGCCCGGGGCAACTTCACCCCGCCGCCGCGCGGAGCGGCGCCCGCCCCTGTGGCCGGTCCTGAGCCGACGGCAGCGCCCGCCAAGAGCGGTGGCCGTCTCTCCCCGCGCAACTGGCGGGTGCCCACCCGGCTGAACGCGATCCTGCTCATACCCGTGGTGGTCGGCCTCGTCATGGGCGGCTTCCAGGTGAAGAACTCCATCGACACCTGGCAGGAGGCCCGCGACGCCGAGAAGGTCGCGAAGATCGTGGCCGCCGCCGGCACGTACGCCGAGGCCCTCCTCGACGAGCGCGACCTCACCGCCGCACCGCTGCTCCAGAACAAGAAGGACGACGACGGCGTCAAGAAGGCCCGCGCCGCCACGGACGCCGCGGCGACCGCCTTCCACGACGAAGTCGTCGGCATGCCGGACAAGGAAGGCCTCAAGCGCCGTCTGAACCTGGTGGAGGAGGCCGAGCCGACCCTCGCGAAGATCCGCGCGGCCGCCTACACCAAGTCCCTCGACCCGGTGAAGACCGAAGAGGGTTACGTCGCGGTCGAGCACCTGCTGATGGAGTTCTCCAACGAACTCGGCCTCGGCACGGGCAACATCACCGCCTACGGCCGCACCGTCTACGCCGTCGCCCTGGCCAAGGGCGCCGAGTCCCTCCAGCGCGCGATCGGCACGCACCTGCTCGTGCGGCCCAGCCCCGACAAGACGGTCTACCGCCAGCAGCTCACGGCCTTCACCTCGTACGCCTACCTCGAGGGCGTCGCCCAGCAGGAGTACGTCTCCGGCGGCACCGTCGACGACGCGGCGCGCCTCACCCAGGTCATGAAGGAGAAGACCGAGGAGGGCGCGAAGAAGGCCGCCGACGCCAAGTCCCAGGCCGAGGCCGCGGGACAGGACTACGTCACGCCGCCCGCCATGGACAAGATGATCCAGGCGATCGGCAGCGGGCTGTTCACGCCGTCCGAGCTCGCCCAGCAGGGCATCACCGCCGACAGCTGGATGGCGGCCGCGACGCTGAAGTTCGAGGGCTACAGCCAGGTCGAGAGCGAGCTCATCGACCGTGCGGTGTCCGACGCCGGACAGATCGCCTCCGACGCCCAGCGCGACGCCATCATCAACGGCGCCATCGTCATCATCGCCCTGCTCGCCGCGTTCATCGTCGCCAGTCTCATGGCCCGCCAGATGAGCCAGGCCATGCGCCAGCTGCGCAACGCCGCCTTCGGCATCGCCGAGCAGCGGCTGCCGATGCTGGTCGACCAGCTCTCACGCACCGACCCGGGCCGGGTCGACACCCGTGTCCAGCCGATCCCCATCAACACCAAGGACGAGATCGGCGAGGTCGCGCGCGCCTTCGACCAGGTCCACCGCGAGGCCGTGCGACTGGCCGCCGAGCAGGCGCTCCTGCGGGGCAACATCAACGCGATCTTCACCAACCTCTCGCGCCGCAACCAGTCCCTGATCGAGGGCCAGCTGACCCTGATCACCGACCTGGAGAACAACGAGGCCGACCCGGACCAGCTGGAGAACCTCTTCCGCCTGGACCACCTCGCGACCCGTATGCGCCGCAACGGCGAGAACCTCCTGGTCCTCGCCGGCGAGGAGCCGGGCCGCCGCTGGGACCAGCCGGTCCCGCTGGTCGACGTGCTGCGCGCCGCCTCCTCCGAGGTGGAGCAGTACGAGCGCATCGAGCTGTCGGGCGTCCCGGAGGCCGAGATCCACGGCCGTGCCGTGACCGACCTCGTGCACCTGCTCGCCGAGCTCCTTGAGAACGCCACCACGTTCTCCTCACCCCAGACCAAGGTCCGCGTCACCGCGACCCGTCTCCCCGACGGCCGCGTGATGATCGAGATCCACGACAAGGGCATCGGCCTCACCGCCGAGGACTTCGCCGACATCAACCACAAGCTGGCCAACCCGCCGACGGTGGACGCCGCGATCTCGCAGCGCATGGGCCTGTTCGTGGTCGGCCGCCTGTCCGACCGGCACGGCATCCGCGTCCAGCTGCGCCCCTCGGGCGAGCAGGCCGGCACCACCTCGCTGGTCATGCTCCCCGACGCCATCACCCACGGCGGTGGCGGCGAGCAGCAGCCGCGCGACGAGTTCACGGTCTCGCAGATCATCCCGGAGCAGAACTACGGCGCCGGCGAGGACTTCAGCAACGGTCTGCCGATGCGCACCGCCGCGGAACTCGGTTTCGACGACAGCCAGTACGAGGTCCCCGACGACATCCGCGACCTGGACCCGGTGGGCCGCTCGCTGATGCGAGAGGAACGCCGTGCGGCCCTGGAGTCCCAGTCGGGCGAGGGCGAGCAGCCGACGGCACAGCAGTCCGCCGAGTCCCCCGCGTTCGGTGAGGGCTTCGACGACCGCCACCAGCAGCAGGCGTACGACGCCGGCCACAACGGCTACGACCCCGCCGGGCAGGGCTCCGTGGGCGCCTACGACAACGGCGCGACGGGATACCAGGAGCAGGCCGCGGCCTTCGACCAGCAGACGCCGTACGGGGAGCAGCAGCGTCCCGCGTACGACGACCAGTACTTCGGGTCGAACAACGGTCATCCGCAGGGCGAGTCGTTCACCGCGAACGGCGGCCTGCCGCAGAACGACGGCTTCCCGTCGAACGGCGGCTACCCGGACCCCGCGTTTGCGGAGCCCGTACAGGAGAGCCCGGACGGGGCGCGGGCCGCCGCGTCCGAGGGCTACCAGGCGTACCCGGAACAGCAGTCCTACCAGGACGACTGGCCGCAGCAGAACGGTCACACGAACGGTTACGGCAACGGCTACCCGGACCAGTACGCTCCGGAAGCGGAATCCGCGAAGGCCGCTGACGCGGCCGAGCAGAACGGCGTAGGCTTCGACCGTCCGGGACCGGCTTCCTCCGCCTCCCACGCCCTGACCGACGCCGGTCTTCCCCGCCGCGGCTCCGCCGCGAGCGGTGCGAACGGCGCACGGCCCGCGAAGGAACCGGCGGCCTCCCCCGCGGAGAGCAACGGCGGCGGCGACATCTGGCGCTCGGCGAACGACGAGCGCTGGCAGCAGGCCTCCGCCCTGAAGAAGCCCAAGGCGGGTGGAGTCACCTCCTCCGGTCTGCCGCGGCGGGTGCCCAAGGCCAACCTGATCGAGGGCGCCGCCGAGAGCACCCCCCAGGGAGGCCCTCAGGTCTCCCGCGCCCCGGAGGACGTCCGAGGCAGGTTGAGCAACCTGCGCAGGGGTGTCCAGCGCGGACGCAGCGCAGGCAGCAGTGAAACGAACGGCCAGGGCTTCGGTCCTGACAGCACCTACAACCAGGAGCGTTAG
- a CDS encoding roadblock/LC7 domain-containing protein, protein MSQAAQNLNWVITNFVDNTPGVSHTVVVSADGLLLAMSEGFPRDRADQLAAVASGLTSLTAGASRIFEGGSVNQTVVEMERGFLFLMSISDGSSLAVLAHPEADIGLIGYEMALLVDRAGSVLTPDLRAELQGSLLN, encoded by the coding sequence ATGAGCCAGGCGGCACAGAACCTGAACTGGGTGATCACCAACTTCGTGGACAACACCCCGGGGGTGTCCCACACGGTGGTGGTCTCCGCCGACGGACTCCTTCTGGCGATGTCCGAAGGCTTCCCCCGCGACCGTGCCGACCAGCTCGCGGCCGTCGCCTCCGGCCTGACGTCCCTGACGGCGGGCGCCTCCCGGATCTTCGAGGGGGGCAGCGTGAACCAGACGGTTGTGGAGATGGAGCGGGGATTCCTCTTCCTGATGTCCATTTCCGACGGTTCCTCGCTCGCGGTTCTCGCCCACCCCGAGGCGGACATCGGCCTCATTGGGTACGAGATGGCCCTTCTGGTGGACCGGGCGGGCTCGGTCCTGACCCCCGATCTTCGTGCGGAGCTCCAAGGAAGCCTTCTCAACTAA